The Fusarium musae strain F31 chromosome 10, whole genome shotgun sequence genome window below encodes:
- a CDS encoding hypothetical protein (CAZy:AA4): MELAVEEIRKALGEDAVSIEDEILHSHGYSDWSTINIDRLPVAVAFPTTTEEVATIAKICHKRRVPMTQVPYSGGSSVEGHFSAPFGGVSVDFVNMNQILEVHSDDLNVVVQPSVPWMELNEKIKDTGLFFPIDPGPSAQIGGMVGTNCSGTNAVKYGTMRDWVVNLTVVLSDGTILKTRRRPRKSSAGYSLNSLFVGSEGTLGFVTEATLKLAPIPEHTGIAVVTFPSVKAAATMAIEVIRRGVPISAVEILDEVLMSVINRMGATSMKWNEVPTLFFKFSGSDALVKDSIAQVQSISKKHHANGFQYESDPHKQKALWSARKEALWSMMALRETDGHVWSTDVAVPLSRVSELIGQFAIDFSLYDISKKELVELGLFGSILGHIGDGNFHETILFEEKQRKEVEDCVHKMVSRAIEMEGTCTGEHGVGLGKKEFLREEVGDVPIQVMRAIKTSLDPLWLMNPGKIFDRKD, translated from the exons ATGGAATTG GCAGTCGAAGAGATAAGAAAAGCACTTGGCGAAGATGCAGTCAGTATAGAAGACGAGATTCTCCATTCTCACGGTTACTCGGACTGgtccaccatcaacatcgaccGGCTGCCGGTAGCCGTCGCGTTTCCCACAACGACTGAGGAGGTAGCCACCATTGCAAAGATCTGCCACAAGAGACGCGTGCCGATGA CGCAAGTTCCTTATTCTGGCGGCTCCAGTGTTGAAGGCCATTTCTCCGCGCCCTTTGGCGGCGTGAGTGTTGACTTTGTCAACATGAACCAGATTCTTGAAGTTCACAGCGACGA TCTGAATGTTGTCGTTCAGCCTTCTGTTCCATGGATGGAGTTGaatgagaagatcaaagacACGGGTCTATTCTTCCCAATTGATCCGGGTCCTTCT GCCCAGATTGGTGGTATGGTTGGGACAAACTGCAG CGGGACCAACGCTGTCAAGTACGGCACCATGAGAGACTGGGTAGTCAACCTCACAGTGGTATTAAGCGACGGCACCATCCTCAAGACCAGAAGGCGGCCAAGGAAGTCATCAGCAGGCTACAGCCTCAACTCGTTGTTCGTGGGATCAGAGGGTACCCTGGGTTTCGTCACCGAAGCCACGCTCAAGCTAGCTCCCATCCCTGAGCACACAGGTATCGCGGTAGTCACGTTCCCCTCAGTCAAAGCCGCAGCGACCATGGCCATCGAAGTCATCCGTCGCGGCGTCCCCATCAGCGCCGTCGAGATCCTCGATGAAGTCCTCATGAGCGTCATCAACAGGATGGGCGCAACATCTATGAAGTGGAACGAGGTGCCGACGCTGTTCTTCAAGTTCAGCGGTAGTGATGCTTTGGTCAAGGATAGCATTGCACAGGTCCAGAGTATTTCCAAGAAGCATCATGCGAATGGTTTCCAGTACGAGAGCGATCCGCATAAGCAGAAGGCTCTGTGGTCGGCTCGGAAAGAGGCGCTATGGAGTATGATGGCACTTCGAGAGACGGATGGACATGTTTGGTCGACGGATGTCGCTGTTCCTCTATCCCGAGTATCCGAGCTTATCGGTCAGTTTGCCATTGATTTCTCCCTTTACG ACATCTCCAAGAAAGAACTTGTCGAGCTAGGATTATTTGGTAGTATTCTCGGACACATCGGCGACGGCAACTTCCACGAGACAATCCTATTCGAGGAAAAGCAGCGCAAAGAGGTCGAGGACTGCGTCCACAAAATGGTGTCACGAGCAATTGAGATGGAGGGAACATGCACG GGTGAGCATGGTGTCGGACTTGGGAAGAAGGAATTTCTTCGGGAGGAGGTTGGCGATGTGCCGATTCAAGTCATGAGAGCTATCAAGACTAGTCTGGATCCGCTTTGGTTGATGAACCCAGGAAAGATCTTCGATCGCAAAGACTAG
- a CDS encoding hypothetical protein (CAZy:GH3) produces MPVILSLPNLTDRRGSIPIMATTNDLISKLTAEEKVSLLAAVDWWRTPTIKRDDVFIPHIKMSDGPNGARGESYVSGITAACFPCSTAVGATFDQDLAYQLGKEIAKETKTKSANVLLAPTMNIIRSPLGGRNYETYSEDPYVIGTLASAFVRGCQSEGIAATPKHFVANESEKSRTKMTSNIDRQTLREIYMLPFQLVMRDSDPWCFMTSYNRLNKVYCAEDHWLLEEVLRKEWGFAGLVVSDWMGTYSTAQALNSGLDLEMPGPTRWRGQKLLKEIKAGNVTIETLNKSVGRVIELAQKTGRFEDPVEKPERSVEDTETLEFITSIAADGMVLLKNDKNILPLPPKASVAVIGHHALHPSIGGGGSAKVLAQHIISPLEGLKAQGVDCRHAPGVPVFGALPHAEPKTISPVQLRWFNSSVVGENVAHEQTIALPEYMIKEAWPAYLNKEYSTSMSFTLRPTTSGSHVFSVITTGKADVFVNGEKVFHRPQEPVLLPESFYFYKAKIERRFTLDMTAGQEYKIELHSWATDPEVLSKIGGTMFQGASLRFMEYVDIPAAITHAAEIAASSDVAVVFVGTTNELESEGYDRDTMDLTSDQYTLISAVAARNPRTVVVNLSGSPVTVSPFIDQVPCFLQAWFAGQECGHAIARVLLGQVNPSGRLPMSWPKRNEDNPAYGNFPCDDSLELNYEERLKVGYRFYDDKDAPDPQFHFGEGLSYTTFEVAGQVSMDSKFGSPETVETSLVLKVKNTGTRDGKQVVQLYVTPPPCDGNARPVKDLRSYSKVFISAGKTEKVTFKLDKYAFSYFDATVDKWKIPQGEFLLHVCFSSAETLQKIRVTNPQTQYWTGL; encoded by the coding sequence ATGCCTGTCATACTGTCATTACCTAACCTGACTGACAGACGCGGCAGTATTCCCATCATGGCAACCACCAATGatctcatctccaagctcaCAGCTGAGGAAAAAGTCAGTCTTCTTGCAGCCGTTGACTGGTGGCGCACACCAACCATCAAGCGAGATGATGTCTTCATTCCCCATATCAAAATGTCCGATGGTCCCAACGGCGCTCGTGGGGAGAGCTACGTGAGCGGTATCACCGCAGCTTGTTTTCCCTGCTCAACCGCTGTTGGCGCAACTTTTGACCAAGATCTCGCATACCAACTCGGCAAAGAGATCGCGAAAGAGACCAAAACAAAATCTGCCAATGTTCTTCTCGCGCCAACTATGAACATCATCAGGTCTCCGCTCGGCGGGAGAAACTACGAGACTTACTCTGAGGATCCGTACGTCATTGGGACTTTGGCATCGGCGTTTGTGAGAGGCTGTCAGAGTGAAGGCATAGCAGCTACGCCGAAGCACTTCGTCGCCAATGAATCTGAAAAGTCGAGGACCAAGATGACATCGAACATTGATCGTCAGACCTTGCGGGAGATTTACATGCTTCCCTTCCAGCTAGTGATGCGTGATTCAGATCCGTGGTGTTTCATGACCTCGTACAACCGTCTCAACAAAGTGTATTGCGCGGAGGATCACTGGCTATTGGAAGAAGTGCTGCGCAAAGAATGGGGTTTTGCAGGTCTTGTTGTTTCAGATTGGATGGGGACGTACTCGACTGCTCAGGCGCTCAACTCCGGTCTGGATCTGGAAATGCCAGGCCCGACGAGATGGCGCGGCCAGAAGCTTCTGAAAGAGATTAAAGCTGGCAATGTTACCATCGAGACACTTAATAAGAGTGTAGGGAGGGTCATTGAGCTCGCGCAAAAGACTGGTCGTTTCGAAGATCCTGTTGAGAAGCCAGAGCGATCTGTGGAAGACACAGAAACACTCGAGTTTATCACTTCCATCGCAGCAGATGGAATGGTTCTCCTCAAGAACGATAAAAACATTCTACCACTACCTCCAAAGGCTTCAGTGGCTGTTATTGGTCACCATGCTCTGCATCCCAGTATCGGCGGCGGAGGCAGCGCAAAGGTCTTGGCTCAGCACATCATCTCGCCTCTTGAGGGGCTCAAAGCTCAGGGCGTCGACTGCCGTCATGCGCCCGGCGTTCCCGTCTTTGGTGCTCTGCCCCACGCTGAGCCAAAGACCATTTCGCCTGTTCAGCTGCGCTGGTTTAATAGCTCGGTAGTCGGTGAGAACGTCGCTCATGAGCAGACCATCGCCTTACCTGAGTACATGATCAAGGAAGCCTGGCCTGCGTATCTCAACAAGGAGTACTCTACCAGCATGTCCTTTACGCTGCGCCCAACGACAAGCGGTAGTCATGTATTCTCCGTCATCACAACTGGAAAGGCAGATGTGTTTGTTAACGGCGAGAAGGTCTTCCATCGTCCACAGGAGCCAGTCCTTCTTCCAGAGTCCTTCTACTTttacaaggccaagattgagCGACGCTTCACCCTCGACATGACAGCTGGTCAGGAATACAAGATCGAGCTGCACTCTTGGGCGACTGATCCAGAGGTTCTCTCCAAGATTGGAGGAACCATGTTTCAGGGCGCTAGTCTTCGCTTCATGGAGTACGTCGACATTCCTGCTGCTATTACGCACGCTGCAGAGATCGCTGCATCTTCTGACGTGGCGGTTGTTTTTGTCGGCACGACGAATGAACTTGAGTCTGAGGGTTATGATCGCGATACGATGGATTTGACATCTGATCAGTACACCCTAATCAGCGCAGTGGCAGCGCGCAATCCTCGCACCGTCGTGGTCAATCTCTCCGGCTCTCCCGTTACAGTATCTCCTTTCATCGATCAAGTTCCCTGCTTTCTCCAAGCTTGGTTCGCAGGTCAAGAGTGCGGCCATGCCATCGCCCGCGTTCTGCTTGGTCAGGTGAACCCCTCGGGTCGACTGCCAATGTCATGGCCCAAGAGAAATGAGGATAACCCAGCTTACGGAAACTTCCCCTGTGATGATAGCTTGGAGCTTAATTATGAGGAGCGTCTGAAGGTTGGGTACCGCTTTTACGATGATAAGGATGCCCCAGACCCTCAGTTTCACTTTGGAGAGGGTCTTTCCTACACGACGTTTGAGGTGGCTGGACAGGTCAGTATGGACTCCAAGTTCGGTAGCCCGGAGACAGTGGAGACTTCACTTGTTTTGAAAGTGAAGAACACGGGGACGAGGGATGGTAAGCAAGTGGTTCAATTGTATGTGACTCCCCCACCATGCGATGGGAATGCACGACCCGTCAAGGATCTCCGATCGTACAGCAAGGTGTTTATCTCGGCTGGGAAGACAGAGAAGGTCACGTTCAAGCTAGACAAGTACGCTTTTAGCTACTTTGATGCCACAGTGGATAAGTGGAAGATACCCCAGGGCGAGTTTCTTTTGCATGTCTGCTTCAGCTCCGCGGAGACACTCCAGAAGATCAGGGTAACAAATCCCCAAACGCAATACTGGACGGGGCTGTAA
- a CDS encoding hypothetical protein (EggNog:ENOG41) encodes MTPQTENSFLHEIEQKTLQDPSNAEVINATAFELQDQGFLAILSRLAVHLCKRNINLIKGRVLVQTNPSAAYSYQETLDHARLYASEFEKAGIPKTRYCVKIMATGPGLKAAKILRDEGISTLGTGVFSVVQAVACSQAGCLYISPYYNAYRISFRSYKEVLASAELGCHSATISQDLLGELKTLAPGEISLPVTPRVAAMKSPYSDDVPIPSPRLSELLTRDLHEEKECSMKGLTLDLLADGGKELEQALVKDSEAARMVKEALEMFIYCEKETKKLIKGTAVVASL; translated from the exons ATGACTCCACAGACTGAGAATAGCTTCTTGCATGAGATTGAGCAAAAGA CTCTCCAGGATCCTTCAAACGCGGAAGTAATCAATGCTACGGCCTTTGagcttcaagatcaaggtttCCTTGCCATACTCTCGCGACTT GCCGTTCATCTTTGCAAAAGAAACATCAACCTGATTAAAGGCCGGGTCTTGGTTCAAACTAACCCTTCAGCTGCCTACAGCTACCAAGAGACCTTGGATCATGCTCGCCTGTACGCAtctgagtttgagaaggcCGGGATCCCAAAGACCAGATACTGTGTCAAGATCATGGCTACAGGTCCTGGActgaaggctgccaagatccTTCGGGATGAGGGCATTTCAACCTTGGGTACAGGCGTGTTCAGCGTGGTCCAGGCTGTGGCTTGTAGCCAAGCGGGTTGTTTGTATATCAGCCCGTATTACAATG CTTACCGTATCAGTTTTCGCTCCTACAAAGAGGTTCTCGCCTCGGCCGAACTCGGCTGTCATTCTGCAACCATTTCCCAGGATCTATTGGGGGAGCTCAAGACTTTGGCACCTGGGGAAATTTCACTGCCAGTAACTCCCAGGGTGGCCGCTATGAAAAGCCCTTATTCTGATGATGTACCTATCCCGTCGCCCAGGCTAAGTGAGCTCCTTACTCGGGATCTgcatgaagagaaagaatgTTCGATGAAGGGTCTGACATTGGATTTATTGGCAGATGGAGGAAAGGAATTAGAGCAAGCTCTGGTCAAAGACTCGGAAGCCGCTCGTATGGTTAAGGAGGCTTTGGAAATGTTTATCTACTGCGAgaaggagaccaagaagctGATCAAAGGTACAGCGGTAGTTGCAAGCCTATAG
- a CDS encoding hypothetical protein (EggNog:ENOG41): MTVPASSPTTQWTHEPVDVAIVGGGFSGLAAAKDLVAAGTSVLVLEARDRVGGKVYDLEVKDGNNHRVEAGAEFVCKNHKRLLDLASELGIKTFPTYIEGNMLMWIPGKGPLLYDPVKTQGLPPLCEEDIAILADITAQFNEMASEIDVHQPWTHPKAKEWDRLTLSSWLDGFTRDGVARGVIDMTNRAVMSAEGEDVSLLSAVINVARTGDAETKGRMEMLTNVKNGSLEERIEGGPQNIAIKLAERLGSDRIRLEAPVRQVLQNDDGYLVVGDSFRVQAHKVIIAIPPTLAGRIVYQPPLPASRDQLCQRVPMGSIGKVIAIYKTPFWHDQGLSGEVASLEGVSQSTFDSSPPDATFGAMMGFLEANEMRRLDDASEEEIFAAVIEDFVRYFGPKAREVQSWVLQRWDNEEFSRGGHTGLFPPNVWTQFGPALTKPVGGIYFAGTEASSYWAGFMEGAVIAGEAAAQKVLSGL; this comes from the coding sequence ATGACAGTACCCGCCTCTTCGCCTACCACGCAGTGGACACACGAGCCCGTCGACGTAGCTATCGTCGGCGGCGGCTTCAGTGGCCTTGCTGCAGCCAAAGACCTTGTTGCTGCGGGCACATCAGTCCTTGTCCTCGAAGCCCGAGATCGAGTCGGCGGAAAGGTCTACGACTTGGAGGTGAAAGACGGAAATAACCACAGAGTCGAAGCCGGGGCTGAATTCGTCTGCAAGAACCACAAAcggcttcttgatcttgccagtgAGCTGGGCATCAAGACGTTCCCGACATACATCGAGGGCAACATGCTCATGTGGATACCTGGTAAGGGCCCTCTCCTCTATGATCCTGTCAAGACGCAGGGCTTGCCGCCGCTATGTGAGGAGGACATTGCGATTCTGGCGGATATCACAGCTCAGTTCAATGAGATGGCGAGTGAGATCGATGTGCATCAGCCATGGACGCACCCTAAAGCAAAGGAATGGGATCGTCTCACACTGTCCTCATGGCTGGATGGCTTTACGCGTGATGGAGTTGCGCGAGGTGTGATTGACATGACGAACAGAGCTGTCATGTCTGCGGAAGGCGAGGATGTCTCACTGTTAAGCGCTGTGATCAACGTGGCGAGAACTGGAGACGCGGAAACGAAGGGTCGAATGGAGATGTTGACCAATGTCAAGAATGGATCTCTCGAAGAGAGGATTGAGGGCGGACCACAGAACATCGCTATCAAGCTAGCTGAACGCCTTGGCAGTGACAGAATCCGCCTTGAGGCACCTGTTCGACAGGTCCTCCAGAACGATGATGGATACCTCGTTGTGGGCGATTCATTCCGCGTCCAAGCACACAAGGTTATCATCGCCATACCCCCCACGCTGGCAGGTCGCATCGTCTACCAGCCCCCGCTTCCCGCTTCACGAGATCAGCTCTGCCAGCGCGTCCCAATGGGTTCAATCGGAAAAGTAATCGCAATCTACAAAACTCCATTTTGGCATGATCAAGGCCTCAGCGGTGAAGTCGCAAGTCTCGAAGGTGTATCCCAATCCACATTCGACAGTTCCCCACCCGACGCAACCTTCGGAGCCATGATGGGTTTTCTAGAAGCTAACGAGATGCGAAGACTCGATGATGcctctgaagaagagatctTTGCTGCTGTGATAGAAGACTTTGTTAGGTACTTTGGTCCCAAGGCGAGGGAGGTCCAGTCTTGGGTACTGCAGAGATGGGATAACGAGGAGTTTTCGAGAGGTGGGCATACGGGGTTGTTCCCGCCGAATGTCTGGACTCAGTTTGGGCCGGCGCTGACGAAACCAGTTGGGGGGATTTATTTTGCTGGGACTGAAGCGTCGAGCTATTGGGCGGGGTTTATGGAGGGTGCCGTGATTGCTGGTGAGGCGGCAGCCCAGAAGGTACTGAGCGGCCTTTGA
- a CDS encoding hypothetical protein (EggNog:ENOG41) yields MVADNIVVNKHTLEGLDLGDPHTIELIQRAQDGNAADRDLTIRQALKKYRKAVLWSLVLSISLVMEGYDLVMLGSFYGLTQFQDHFGEYSAKEGKKVISPAWQSGLSNSSQVGQLAGLLINAWAQDKFGARTTMMVFMAYLVGTIFILAFAPSLSVLAFGEALCGVAWGVFQTLSTTYACEVVPTILRPYVTAWVCMCWGLGILISSGVVRACLNIEGNLAWKLPFYLQWVWPVPLFFVAYFAPESPWNAVRRGKLELAKTSLRRLASDDGYREGEIEASLAYIQHTTALEKAETGGASILECFKGTNLRRTEINCVVWAAQILCGNAILGFVVVFLQAAGWSQVQSFNLNISLSACYIIGGMICWVLFPRFGRATIYMSGLVFMFCCLIAIGALGWSTSKDAYLAVGLLFVVSTLCNMITIGPVCYPIVAETPSGRLRYKTIVIGRFVYNLTAIFNNSVTPRMISASGWGWGAKTGLFYAGTNALCLLWCWFRLPETKDRTFGEIDILFENCVPARKFKYTKADQFALESDYVSEKVGPAVDHKD; encoded by the exons ATGGTTGCCGACAACATCGTCGTGAACAAGCACACGcttgagggtcttgaccTCGGCGATCCTCATACCATCGAGCTCATTCAACGCGCTCAAGATGGAAACGCCGCCGATAGAGATCTCACCATTCGTCAAGCCCTCAAGAAGTACAGAAAAGCTGTACTATGGTCGCTAGTTCTATCAATCAGTCTGGTCATGGAAGGCTACGACTTGGTCATG CTCGGATCCTTCTACGGTCTAACCCAGTTCCAAGACCACTTCGGCGAGTACAGCGCCAAagagggcaagaaggtcatTTCACCAGCTTGGCAATCCGGTCTCTCCAACTCGTCGCAGGTCGGACAATTGGCTGGTCTTTTGATCAATGCTTGGGCGCAAGATAAATTCGGTGCTCGGACTACAATGATGGTTTTCATGGCGTATCTTGTCGGtaccatcttcatcctcgccttTGCACCATCGCTGTCTGTTCTGGCATTTGGTGAGGCGCTTTGTGGTGTTGCTTGGGGTGTTTTTCAG ACTCTGTCTACTACATACGCTTGCGAAGTCGTCCCCACGATCCTCCGTCCATACGTCACAGCCTGGGTCTGCATGTGCTGGGGTCTCGGTATCCTCATTTCATCAGGCGTCGTCCGTGCATGCCTAAACATCGAGGGTAACTTGGCCTGGAAGTTGCCCTTCTACCTCCAATGGGTTTGGCCAGTACCGTTATTCTTCGTCGCGTACTTTGCCCCCGAATCTCCATGGAACGCCGTCCGTCGCGGTAAGCTCGAGCTCGCTAAGACGTCCCTACGACGACTTGCATCAGACGATGGATACAGAGAGGGAGAGATTGAGGCGAGCTTGGCGTACATCCAGCATACCACTGCTTTGGAAAAGGCTGAGACTGGTGGAGCTTCTATTCTTGAGTGCTTCAAGGGTACCAACTTGCGTCGCACTGAAATT AACTGCGTTGTCTGGGCAGCCCAGATCCTCTGTGGAAACGCCATTCTCggcttcgtcgtcgtcttcctccaAGCCGCTGGCTGGTCCCAGGTCCAGTcattcaacctcaacatctcccTCTCAGCATGCTACATCATCGGCGGCATGATCTGTTGGGTTCTCTTCCCTCGATTCGGTCGCGCTACTATTTACATGAGTGGCCTTGTGTTTATGTTCTGTTGCCTTATTGCCATTGGAGCACTCGGGTGGTCTACCAGCAAAGACGCTTATCTTGCTGTTGGCCTGCTGTTTGTGGTGTCGACTCTTTGCAATATGATTACCATTGGGCCGGTGTGTTATCCTATTGTCGCTGAGACTCCTTCGGGACGGCTTAGGTATAAGACGATTGTTATCGGTCGGTTCGTTTATAACCTTactgccatcttcaacaactctGTTACGCCAAGGATGATTTCGGCATCTG GCTGGGGCTGGGGTGCAAAGACAGGTCTTTTCTACGCAGGAACGAATGCACTTTGTCTCCTCTGGTGCTGGTTCCGTCTTCCAGAGACAAAGGACCGTACCTTTGGTGAGATCGACATTCTCTTTGAGAACTGTGTACCAGCTAGAAAGTTCAAGTACACCAAAGCCGACC AATTCGCACTCGAGAGCGACTATGTATCGGAAAAGGTTGGACCAGCTGTGGACCACAAGGATTAA
- a CDS encoding hypothetical protein (EggNog:ENOG41) — MGKNSLEGKTDVAKAEDAGHVVDEQVLDLDQRIQDLVAVAPPFYQNKNLLRLYLMIIPTCLAAAITLGFDASMMSGLQAVPSWDNYFDKPRGALLGIMSAILPLGCVVATPFISLVGDRYGRRMGIFVGAVIMIIGAAIQGAAIHFAMFLISRFIIGFGLVFANAYAPMLIGELAHPKERQVITSLYQTSWYIGAILAAWVTFGTFSIKSEWAWRIPSLLQAAPALLPISCVFLLPESPRWLIANGRSEEAREVLVKWHANGNEEDELVKLEFIQMRNVIEAEVSNETGWKDLLTSPGNRKRVFILVCLGCFSQWSGNGLVSYYLVRVLETVGVSDARERNILNGCLMIFNWLTSVASAFLTAHMKRRTQFLISVGGMLGIFASQTLCAGLFNEDHNKAAGTAVIAMLFLFYFFYNLAFNALLYSYPVEILPYPIRAKGFSLLMFFGKASNFINTMVNPIGLQALAWKFYFVYVAWLAIELAVVWKFFVETKGPSLEAIAAIFDGHTTAVEHDSQDFEKKELEKD, encoded by the exons ATGGGCAAGAATAGTCTGGAGGGCAAAACCGACGTGGCCAAGGCTGAAGATGCCGGCCATGTCGTCGATGAGCAGGTCCTTGATCTCGACCAGAGAATCCAGGACCTCGTTGCCGTCGCGCCTCCATTCTACCAGAACAAGAACCTCCTTCGTCTCTATCTAATGATCATCCCAACTTGCCTGGCAGCTGCCATCACTTTGGGATTCGATGCGAGTATGATGTCTGGTCTTCAAGCTGTACCTTCTTGGGATAACT ACTTTGATAAACCTCGTGGTGCACTCCTTGGTATCATGTCTGCTATCCTCCCTCTTGGATGCGTTGTCGCGACCCCCTTTATCAGCTTAGTCGGTGATCGCTATGGACGACGAATGGGTATCTTTGTTGGCGCTGTCATCATGATCATCGGTGCAGCCATCCAAGGTGCCGCTATTCACT TCGCCATGTTCCTCATCTCCCGCTTCATTATCGGTTTCGGTCTCGTCTTCGCAAACGCCTACGCCCCGATGCTCATTGGAGAACTCGCCCACCCGAAAGAACGACAGGTCATCACATCTCTATATCAGACATCTTGGTACATCGGTGCTATCCTCGCTGCTTGGGTCACCTTTGGAACCTTTAGCATCAAGAGCGAATGGGCATGGAGAATCCCATCTCTTCTGCAGGCTGCCCCAGCTCTGCTTCCCATCTCATGCGTCTTTCTCCTTCCCGAGTCACCTCGTTGGCTCATCGCCAATGGGCGCAGCGAAGAAGCCAGGGAGGTGTTGGTGAAGTGGCATGCCAACGGcaatgaggaagacgaacttgtcaagcttgagttTATCCAGATGCGAAATGTCATTGAAGCTGAGGTCAGCAATGAGACAGGTTGGAAGGATCTCTTGACATCGCCTGGCAACCGGAAGCGAGTCTTTATCCTGGTCTGTCTTGGCTGCTTCAGTCAGTGGTCTGGAAACGGTCTTGTTTCCTACTACCTTGTTCGTGTGCTCGAAACCGTTGGTGTCAGCGACGCTCGGGAGCGTAACATTCTCAACGGCTGCCTCATGATCTTCAACTGGCTCACCTCAGTGGCGTCAGCCTTCCTGACCGCTCACATGAAGCGTCGAACTCAATTCCTCATTTCTGTGGGAGGCATGCTCGGCATTTTCGCTTCTCAGACCCTTTGCGCTGGTCTCTTCAACGAGGATCACAACAAGGCCGCAGGAACAGCCGTCATCGCTatgctcttcctcttctactTCTTCTACAATTTGGCCTTCAACGCTCTGCTCTACTCGTATCCCGTCGAGATCCTTCCCTATCCCATTCGTGCCAAGGGTTTCTCGCTCCTCATGTTCTTCGGAAAGGCGAGTAACTTTATCAATACCATGGTCAACCCCATTGGTCTTCAGGCGCTGGCTTGGAAGTTTTACTTTGTCTATGTCGCCTGGCTTGCTATCGAGCTTGCTGTGGTTTGGAAGTTCTTTGTCGAGACAAAGGGCCCAAGTCTCGAGGCTATCGCTGCTATCTTCGACGGTCATACCACGGCGGTTGAGCATGACTCGcaggactttgagaagaaagaatTGGAGAAGGATTAG